One window from the genome of Oryza glaberrima chromosome 3, OglaRS2, whole genome shotgun sequence encodes:
- the LOC127767981 gene encoding dof zinc finger protein DOF5.8-like, producing MPGQVMEAALQQLPASMASGSLLLPPACLQHPLPAAAAASGGVGGSSREQCPRCASHDTKFCYYNNYNTSQPRHFCRACRRYWTLGGSLRNVPIGGSTRKRPRPPVRRPPVHFAAAAAPPHHYHHHHGGPLTPPPATSSSSQQAGLLGSLFALGAAPLLEGRVGVGFDLGLGLPGPGHHHAVAGGGGPAAAVATSSSSSAAAPLLWPTGLLDSSSNNAETWRMAAGGMWPEFTAAAAQVGGLMHGGAQQQPQLM from the coding sequence ATGCCAGGACAGGTGATGGAAGCTGCGCTGCAGCAGCTGCCGGCGTCCATGGCGTCGGGATCGCTCCTGCTGCCTCCCGCCTGCCTCCAGCATCcgcttccggcggcggcggcggcgtcaggcgGCGTGGGAGGGAGTAGCAGGGAGCAGTGCCCGCGGTGCGCGTCGCACGACACCAAGTTCTGCTACTACAACAACTACAACACGTCGCAGCCGCGCCActtctgccgcgcctgccgccgctaCTGGACGCTCGGCGGCTCCCTCCGCAACGTCCCCATCGGCGGCTCCACCCGCAAGCGCCCTCGCCCCCCCgtgcgccgcccgcccgtccacttcgccgccgccgccgcaccgcctcatcactatcatcatcatcacggCGGGccgctcacgccgccgccggcgacctcttCTTCCTCGCAGCAGGCGGGCCTGCTCGGCTCGCTGTTCGCGCtcggcgcggcgccgctgctggagggccgcgtcggcgtcggcttcgACCTCGGCCTCGGCCTGCCCGGCCCGGGCCACCAccatgccgtcgccggcggcggcggacctgCTGCAGCGgtggcgacgtcgtcgtcgtcgtcggcggcggcgcctctgcTCTGGCCCACCGGGCTGTTGGACAGCAGCAGCAATAATGCCGAGACATGGAggatggcggccggcggcatgTGGCCGGAGTtcactgcggcggcggcgcaggtgggCGGGCTGATGCATGGAGGGGCCCAGCAGCAACCACAGCTTATGTGA